One window of the Zea mays cultivar B73 chromosome 3, Zm-B73-REFERENCE-NAM-5.0, whole genome shotgun sequence genome contains the following:
- the LOC103649748 gene encoding uncharacterized protein, producing MSTTTATPTLSMKLLIDRRTQRVLFAEASKDVVDFLFSLLTLPVATAVKLVGKDALVGCVCNLYASVEKLDSVYLQAGVAKEALLCPKVVLPAANTNSSLLRLPEPPVVEPNNMYRCTGNTYGMCRTYITDEYGKMCPHCRCSMTTAAQYLLSARGSCGGSGQVAAPKSAAGGFVQGIVVTYTVQDDLTVTPVSSISSVSLLSTFSVRDIYDLQEKTVQLGYNEGLAIFKASLKSKSVLTDVFLHGKN from the exons ATGTCAACGACCACAGCCACCCCCACGCTGAGCATGAAGCTCCTCATCGACAGGAGGACCCAGCGGGTGCTGTTCGCAGAGGCGAGCAAGGACGTCGTGGACTTCCTCTTCTCCCTCCTCACGCTGCCTGTCGCCACGGCGGTGAAGCTGGTCGGGAAGGACGCCTTAGTCGGCTGCGTCTGCAACCTCTACGCCAGCGTCGAAAAGCTCGACTCCGTCTACCTGCAGGCCGGCGTCGCCAAGGAAGCGCTCCTATGCCCTAAGGTTGTCTTGCCAGCGGCTAACACCAACAGCTCCCTCCTCCGTCTGCCGGAGCCGCCGGTGGTGGAGCCAAATAATATGTATAGATGCACCGGCAATACCTACGGCATGTGCCGCACCTACATCACGGACGAGTACGGCAAGATGTGCCCGCATTGtagatgctctatgacgacggcagcGCAGTACCTGCTGTCGGCGCGGGGTTCCTGCGGTGGCTCCGGTCAGGTGGCGGCGCCGAAGAGCGCGGCGGGAGGGTTCGTCCAGGGCATCGTCGTGACGTACACTGTGCAGGATGACCTGACGGTGACGCCCGTGTCCTCTATCTCTAGTGTCTCCCTGCTCAGCACCTTCTCCGTGAGGGACATCTACGACCTCCAGGAGAAGACCGTGCAGCTGGGCTACaacgag GGTTTGGCAATTTTCAAGGCGTCGCTGAAGTCCAAGTCCGTTCTCACTGACGTCTTCCTCCACGGCAAAAACTAG